The Chryseobacterium indicum genome includes a window with the following:
- a CDS encoding gliding motility-associated C-terminal domain-containing protein encodes MNKILLSFVLMFFSISTIFAQRDTEHWIAPYYASTTGYTNAVYLSTDSTTPFDVKIYSNNALLTTVTISKGNPQTYSVPLVNITATATTDAFTVINKGLYLKGDKPFYCTLRSAQTAHGEIITSKGKAGIGKLFFAANAPNTSAGTGTSNNFTAGILATEDNTQVTVTWTTSGIQFIGAPSTFTGNSQTFTLNKGQSYILAGNNGTSANLTGFIGAKVVSDKPISLTNGSANGNFGAGTSGGSDLIMDQSVPVERLGNTFAMVKTKSTAPAENMEGGIVIATEDNTQIFVNGGTTPLATINAGEWYRINETNYVQQGTSGHFNMLVSTSKNVYLYQLVGVGTANNTGGYNYIPPLNCFLPRKIDEIGKINEMPGISGITLKLNILTETGAAVTYSIDGGPATTPTAAQGPYPLTGNTNWVTYAIDNPTGNVTVTSTKAVTAGVNGGYSTAGYGGYFAGFSSIPLIAKQTGDCIPGIILEVDDSYETYQWYLNGNPIPGATQNVYTPTVAGNYTVKVTMGTCPPVTTPIYKVFSCVKNTTAALNACATKVITPAFSFTTTQTPVASTVTILTYPANGTATVNSSGQITYIPNPGYLGPDTIVYQFCGNAPEFIDCEKVTLNLTVVPFILTDTTIKACQYNGKGFFDLTSANVTTYTPVVKKFYPTLADLNAATNEITNPASYLSAAGNVYVKVTTNEGCTGNAKITLAYLPTPVVMEATISECYLENNETKAAFNLSLANVSAESPITKKYYPTFVDASNGTNEILNPLAYVSGNASVYIRVYNSNGCYAIAKVNLVVIPPKRSAVLVDKIICIDGRTNLDAGPGYQSYLWSTGATTQVLSGVPVGDYWVILKDNGCSVKQFVSVKKAVDPVISEIEISNNTATVKVTGGQAPYKYAVDSPANWQDSNVFTGLSRGQHTFYVKDAYNCTPIFVEVTVPNLLNAITPNGDNKNDFIDYSELAYKENLSFVVYDRYGNKIFTGNKFNNYKWDGKHFDKKIVTGTYWYHINWNEPNKEKTPIKYSGWILVKNID; translated from the coding sequence ATGAATAAAATTCTACTGTCTTTTGTATTAATGTTTTTCAGCATTAGTACCATATTTGCACAGAGGGATACAGAGCACTGGATTGCACCTTATTATGCATCCACAACAGGATATACCAATGCAGTATATCTTTCTACTGACTCTACCACCCCGTTTGATGTGAAAATCTACAGCAACAATGCACTGCTTACTACTGTGACCATCAGCAAAGGAAATCCCCAAACGTATTCGGTTCCTCTTGTAAATATAACAGCTACAGCTACAACAGATGCTTTTACTGTAATCAATAAAGGGCTTTATCTGAAAGGTGATAAACCATTTTACTGTACTCTAAGATCTGCTCAGACCGCTCATGGTGAAATCATAACCTCGAAAGGCAAAGCAGGAATTGGAAAATTGTTCTTTGCAGCCAATGCGCCTAATACCAGCGCAGGAACAGGTACTTCTAATAATTTCACGGCAGGTATTTTAGCAACGGAAGACAATACTCAGGTTACTGTTACATGGACAACTTCAGGAATTCAGTTCATAGGGGCTCCTTCAACTTTTACTGGAAATTCTCAAACTTTTACTTTAAATAAAGGACAGTCTTATATATTAGCAGGAAACAATGGTACCTCGGCAAACCTTACCGGATTCATCGGGGCAAAAGTTGTTTCGGATAAACCCATTAGTTTAACCAACGGAAGTGCAAACGGAAATTTCGGTGCAGGAACTTCTGGCGGTTCAGATTTAATTATGGACCAGTCTGTTCCTGTGGAAAGACTCGGGAATACTTTTGCCATGGTAAAAACAAAGTCTACTGCTCCGGCAGAAAACATGGAGGGCGGAATTGTAATTGCGACAGAAGACAACACACAGATATTTGTAAATGGCGGAACCACTCCGTTAGCTACAATCAATGCTGGAGAATGGTATCGAATCAATGAAACTAATTATGTTCAGCAGGGAACAAGCGGACATTTCAATATGCTGGTTTCCACTTCTAAAAATGTATATCTTTATCAATTGGTAGGTGTAGGTACAGCAAATAATACCGGAGGATACAATTATATTCCGCCATTGAACTGCTTCCTTCCGAGAAAAATTGATGAGATCGGAAAGATCAACGAAATGCCTGGTATTTCAGGCATCACTTTAAAATTAAATATTTTAACAGAGACAGGAGCCGCAGTTACGTACAGCATAGATGGCGGACCCGCAACCACTCCAACTGCTGCTCAGGGACCTTATCCGTTAACAGGAAATACAAACTGGGTAACCTATGCCATTGATAACCCTACAGGAAATGTGACGGTAACCTCAACAAAAGCTGTAACAGCCGGAGTAAACGGAGGATACAGTACGGCAGGTTACGGTGGGTATTTTGCAGGATTCTCTTCTATTCCTTTAATTGCAAAACAGACAGGAGACTGTATTCCGGGGATTATCCTTGAAGTAGACGACAGCTATGAAACTTATCAATGGTATCTGAACGGAAACCCGATTCCCGGAGCTACACAAAATGTGTACACGCCTACCGTAGCCGGAAATTATACCGTGAAGGTAACCATGGGAACATGCCCGCCGGTAACAACACCGATCTATAAAGTTTTTTCATGCGTAAAAAACACAACTGCTGCTCTTAATGCCTGTGCTACGAAAGTCATTACTCCTGCTTTCTCGTTCACCACAACACAGACTCCCGTGGCAAGTACGGTGACTATTCTTACCTATCCTGCAAACGGTACAGCAACCGTAAACTCTTCTGGGCAGATTACCTACATTCCGAATCCCGGATATTTAGGTCCCGATACCATTGTTTACCAGTTCTGCGGAAATGCTCCCGAATTTATAGACTGTGAAAAGGTAACGTTAAATCTTACCGTAGTACCGTTTATTTTAACAGATACTACTATCAAAGCATGCCAGTACAACGGTAAAGGGTTCTTTGATCTTACTTCAGCCAATGTAACAACTTACACTCCGGTTGTGAAGAAGTTCTATCCTACCCTTGCCGATCTGAATGCAGCAACCAATGAAATCACAAACCCTGCCAGTTATCTTTCGGCAGCAGGAAATGTTTATGTAAAAGTAACCACCAACGAAGGATGTACAGGAAATGCTAAAATTACTTTAGCCTATCTTCCGACTCCGGTGGTAATGGAAGCTACCATCAGCGAATGTTACCTTGAAAATAATGAAACAAAGGCTGCATTCAATCTTTCGCTTGCCAATGTTTCAGCCGAATCGCCGATTACCAAAAAGTACTATCCTACTTTTGTAGATGCAAGCAACGGAACCAATGAAATATTAAATCCTTTGGCGTATGTTTCAGGGAATGCTTCGGTTTACATCAGGGTTTACAACTCAAACGGATGTTATGCGATTGCCAAAGTGAACCTCGTGGTGATTCCTCCGAAAAGATCAGCTGTTCTTGTGGATAAAATCATCTGTATCGATGGCAGAACAAATCTTGATGCAGGACCGGGTTATCAGTCCTATCTGTGGAGCACGGGAGCAACCACTCAGGTTTTATCGGGAGTTCCTGTTGGAGATTACTGGGTAATTCTTAAAGACAACGGATGTTCTGTAAAACAGTTTGTAAGCGTGAAAAAAGCGGTGGATCCTGTGATTTCGGAAATTGAAATTTCAAACAATACCGCAACGGTGAAGGTAACAGGAGGACAGGCACCTTACAAATACGCTGTGGATTCTCCGGCAAACTGGCAGGATTCCAACGTATTCACAGGGCTTTCAAGAGGACAGCATACTTTTTATGTGAAAGATGCCTACAACTGTACCCCGATCTTTGTAGAAGTAACCGTACCGAATTTATTAAATGCCATCACGCCGAACGGTGATAATAAAAATGATTTCATCGATTACAGCGAGCTGGCTTACAAGGAAAATTTAAGCTTCGTGGTCTATGACAGATACGGAAATAAAATCTTTACAGGAAATAAATTCAATAATTACAAGTGGGACGGTAAACATTTTGACAAGAAAATTGTTACGGGAACCTACTGGTACCACATCAACTGGAATGAACCCAACAAGGAAAAAACACCAATCAAATATTCAGGATGGATCCTTGTTAAAAATATTGACTAA